Genomic segment of Cryomorphaceae bacterium:
AGTTACCAACGAGGAAATGACGAACCTGTGGTAATCGAAGAACCATATATTCCATACGTACCAAAGAATTGGAATCGCGTACTTGTGTTGAGTGAAAGTCAGAATCTTTCTGCGAAAAAGTACGTGGATGAGCTTCGGGCAAAAAATACTGATGGTCGAATTAACCGGTTATATGAATGGCACGATAAGGTTGGCGTTTTGCCATGGGATGATGGCACCTTGAAGCTTGCGGTGGAAGCTGCGTTTGGTTTGAAAGAGGATGAAACTGCAGTTTCGAATGCGGTTCCGTGGTCGCTGGTGAGTAAGTCAGGTAAAAAGAACATGAACCCAACCGACGCACTCATTAAAAGTGCAGCTGAATTCTGGAAAGAGATGATGCCAGTATTAAAGCCTGAACGAATAATCACGGTCGGGAAAATCGCTCGCACAACCATCGGTCGTGCCGGATACAGGGATATTCGTATTCCGCTGAGATCAGCCTCCAGCGCCAATATCTCTCGCATTTCAGGAATGTTCGATACCAAAGACCTGTTGCAGCGTTACCCGGAGGTCCAGACAGTAGTCAAGAAGCATCCTGAGTGGGTTAATAAATTTAAGGTGAACAAGGTGTTTTTCGCTTGTCATGCGGTGAGTGTGGTGCGAGGCTTAAAAACGATTAAGTAAACCATAAAATCAAGCAGAATGAGTGTTCATCGAATAATTGAATGTATCGACAAACACCTCGATAAAAACAATCTGGATTCCATAAACCCGGTAGTTGCGGGTGCCTTGCTTGACCGTGCCGGATTGCTCTCGGACAGTTCACATCGTCCGGGCCTTCCGTTGCGAAATCTTCTCCGTGATGGGATGATCCCTCACGCCTATCAGCCGGGTGGAAAGGGTAGTGGTTGGGTTATTCCACATTCTGCTAACAATGAGCGCGATGTTAAGAGTGTGAAAAGCAAAGTAGCTAGAGGAAAAGAGATAAGTACAGTTAAAACCATGCTGTCAGCAAATCCAACGTTGAACATGAATGAAGTTGCAAAAGAGTTGATGGATTCCCGCAAACAGAGAGCAGTTTCAGAAATCGATACAATGGTTCCGGACTCGCCTGGAATGTATTGTATCAGAATACGAGACAGGAACGTTCTTCCTATCCCCTTCAGTCAGCAATTGGATGGTCGTGGTCATAACATCATGTACATTGGTATTGCCTCGCGCAGCTTGCACCGGAGAATGCTGGGGCAGGAACTGCGGGCGCGGGGGCATGGAACTTTTTTCAGAAGCATGGGAGCGTTGTTGGGATATACCCCGCCAGCAGGTTCGTTAATCGGGAAAAGAAACCAGCGGAATTATCGCTTTTCCAAAACGGATGAGACCCTTATCATTGAATGGATGAACAGGCACCTCACCGTGCATTGGGTAACCATGCAAAGTGGTTGGGACGAGTTGGAAACCTCGTTGATTGCGCAGCATCGGCCGCTGGTAAACCTTGCAAAGAACCCATCTCCGCTACCGCAGCTTTCAGAGTTACGCAGGCGGTGTGTGGATGTGGCGTGTGGGAGACAAGTATAAGTCTAAAATCAGCCGCTTGTGCTATTTATTGTCAACGGTTTTGCTAGCATCCGATGAAATCAGGTTCTCTTTAACAAACGCCGCCGGGTTGATTACGGGCAAAATCACACCGCCCAGAAGTGTGCCGGTAGTGCGCTCTAATACAATGCCACGCAAAGTGGAATAGGACATACTCACCAATGTTGTCGTCAGGGCAGCGGAAACAGCGTCTTTTTCGGAAATGAATTGGCTCAGGTTATCGACTTGAAAGTAAAAATGATACACGTATTCAGCGCGAATTCCGACTGGTTCTTTTTTACCTTTGTCGTTGCGTATGCCGTTGAGGTGCAATACCATTCGAATGGCTATTCCATTTTCTGCAATATTCAGAAAGGGAGCGTAACCCACTTGTATATCGACAAAGAATTCACCGGGCTGGTTATTCTGCTGGAATTCGGGAGTAGTTGTAAGCCCCCCCTGCAACATCTGCACAGTAATGAGCCGCATTTTACCGGGATCAATTTTTGTTGAGCTCATGCTGCCTGAGGTTGGGTAGATTTTTTCACCGCAGATTTTGCGACCGTCATGGGTGCCATACCCGCCATGCCTGATGGAGAATTGGTCATGGCGCGCAGAACAGGAGTTGAAACCGTTTCGTTTGCACTCCGTGAAGCGCCAATTATCCCGATAATCGGCTTCTGCAATGCAAACTCCAGTTTTACCACGGTTTTCATGGTGAAGTTGTGCATGCCCTTAAGCCAGCGGCTGACTTCAGATTCTTTTTTACCCATCAATTGGGCAAGGTCTTTTTGCCACATTCCCTTTTCGTCCAGAATATCGTGCAGACGCTCGGCGATGTCGAAGCTGATGCGCGTCAACTCAAGCTCTACCGGATCGAGGCTGTCGAAGGCCTCATTGACCCGTTGGTTAAAGATTTTTTCTTTGTTGTTCATATCAAAATTTCTGAGTCGTCAATATTGCGTAATTCCCCGGTCTCGTAATCCACATCCAGTTCTTGATTCCTAATGGCCTTTTCAAGACCCGAACAAAGCCGATTGGCTTCGTCAAAGAAAGGCTTTACGACGGTGCATTCTTGTGCGCTGTGTTTCCCTTTGCTTTTGATGGCTCCATTAAAGAGGATGATCGTTTTTTGTCCAATCAGCATACAGTAAAGCCGCAGATGCTCTTGAAAGTCCAGTTCCAGAAACCTTGCCTTTGGAGGAAATGCATGTGCTTTTTGCTCTTCCCGCAGTAGCGTGCTCAAATTGCGTCTGCCCGAAGATGCTATTTTTAACCATTTCAAAATTTCCAAATATTCTGGCACAATAGACGCTAAAGTCTCATGCCTGTCCATCCAATTTTCAAATTCATATTCATCCCGCCAATCTTCCTCATCACATACGTGCACCGTGTAAATCTTTACTGGTGAACGCATAAAGTGATCTAGCGGTATGATTTTGACAAAGGTATTCACTTATAAGTTAAGTTCCAAATTTGCTTCGCTGAACTTCGCTGATTTGTTGACCGGGGTTTCGGTAGAAGATCATGGTGAAAAAAGTATTTGATCATCTCAAAAATAAAGCTTTGTGCCATCCCGGGTATAACAAAAGTTGTTATTTGTGGATAGGGACTACAGTCGTCACCATTCAGCGCTACCTATTCCGGAAGAGTAATTCGGCTGCGAAACCCTCAGTGCGGTGGAGTTGAAAAGTGAATAGCCTGATGGTTAAACAGGTCAGCTTCCATCCTCCTTCTTTTTCAACTCCTCCAAAAATCCGTACAAAGTTTGCCGTACAGCATTTAAATTTCCTGTAATCTCATCGTAGATGTGGTCCGACAGCTTGTCAAATTCTGTAGGTTGCACATGGA
This window contains:
- a CDS encoding XRE family transcriptional regulator, whose protein sequence is MNNKEKIFNQRVNEAFDSLDPVELELTRISFDIAERLHDILDEKGMWQKDLAQLMGKKESEVSRWLKGMHNFTMKTVVKLEFALQKPIIGIIGASRSANETVSTPVLRAMTNSPSGMAGMAPMTVAKSAVKKSTQPQAA